The sequence CTGGTCTCGGCCGGGCTGATCGCGGCACTGGTCGTCAATCCCGGCATGGCCGACCGCACCGCAAGTGTGACGGGTGCCGTCGTGGGGCTCGCCGCTCTCGTGTTGTCCGTGGTCGCTCTGGCACGTGGTTCCGGAAGCAGTGGTGGGCGACGGCAGGTGCGCGCCGGGCAAGGTGGCATCGCTGCCGGCGGAGATGTGGTCGGCAATGCCGTCGGTGACCGTTCCGCAGTCGTCGGTACCTCCACAGCACCCGGCAGAAATCGTGCCGCTGGGCAGCCGACGGACGTGCGCGCCGGGCGGGACGGAATCGCCGCCGCCGGGGACGTACGGGATAACGCCCTCGGCGACGACAGCGAACGCCGATGAGCCCTCGTTGGCGGTGGCGCCGGAGCGCCGAGGCGGCCTCCACAACGGCGAAGGCGCCCGTTCCCGACCCTCAACGCGCACCGGGGAGTCCCGAGCACATCATGGTGGGCGACGGTGCGGTGGGGGCAGGCAGAGACGCGAACCACAACGCGGTCGGCATCAAGAGCAAGGTGAACGACAACCGGAGCGTGCACATCCACTTGGCCGCTCGTGAGGTGACCTGGCCGATCGAGGTCGGCATCGTTCCCGCCCTCGCCTCGGCGTTCCAGCCGCGGACGGCGCTACGGGACGAGATCGACGCCGCTCCGGCCCAGGGCGCTGCGGCTACCCCGACGCAGATCCTGTCCGGTGGCGGCGGGGTGGGCAAGTCCCAACTCGCCGCCTTATACGCCGCCGAGGCCGTCCACGCGGGCATGGACCTCGTGGTGTGGGCAGGCGCGACCGAGGTCCAGCAGGTCATCGCGGTGTACGCCCAGACAGCCACTCGCGTCTCCGTGCCGGATGCGACCGGCGAGGACGCCGAGCGGGACGCGCGGGCATTTCTGTCGTGGCTGGCCACCACTGACCGCCGGTGGCTCGTGGTCCTGGACGACATCACCGACCCGGCGGGCCTGCGGGGTTGGTGGCCGTCCAGCCGGACCGGTACCGGGCGGGTTCTGGCCACCATCCGTATCCACGACGCACGCCTCACGGGCAACGGGCGACGACGCGTACGGGTCGGCGTCTACACACCGGACGAGGCAACCGCGTACCTCCGTACCCGCCTGACCGAGGACGACGCCGAGCACCTTCTCGACGACGCCGTCGGCGACCTTGCCGCAGTGCTCGGACGTCTGCCGCTGGCGCTCGGACACGCCGCCGCCTACATGCTCAACCAGGACCTCTCCTGCACGCGGTATCTGGGCCTGTTCAGCGACCGCACCCGGCCCCTCGGGCAGTTGCTCCCCGAAGAAGCCGACGCCGAGGGTTACGGACGAGAGATCGCAACCACTCTGCTGCTCTCACTCGACGCCGCTCAGCGCACCGAGCCAGTCGGCCTCGCTCGCCCTGCCCTCCGCCTCGCCGCCTTCCTTGACCCCGCCGGGCATCCCCGCGCCCTGTGGACGACCCCGGCCGTCCTGACATACCTCACCGAACACCGGGACCCGGCCCCGGACGACGCACCCCGGCCCGAGGACGTCACCGCCGAACAGGCCGAAGCGACCCTCCGCGTCCTGCGCCGGTACGCGCTGATCAGCAGCGGCCGTGGCCAGGACCCACGTGCCCTGCGCATCCACGCACTCACCGCCCGCGCCACCCGCGAGCCGCTCGGGGACGCAGCCCTGCCCGCCCTCGCCCGGGCGGCTGCCGATGGTCTCCTGGACATCTGGCCCGACCCCGATCACGACCATCCCGACCTGGCAGCGTCCCTGCGCGCCAACACCGACCAGCTCCACCGACTCACTGGCAGCCACCTCTGGCACCCGAAGGGCCACGAGGTCCTCCACCGCGCCGGATCAAGCTGGATCAGCACCGGCTTCGCCGCACCGGCGGTCGCGTACTGGAAACACCTCGTCACCACCAGCCGCGAGTTTCTCGGTCCGACGCACACCAGTACTCTCCGCGCCTGCGCCGGGCTCAGCAATCTGTACAGGGGCACGGGGCAGAAAGCGGAAGCCATCCCTCTGACCGAACGTGTCGTGGCCGACTGCGAACGACTCCTCGGTCCCATACATCACAGCACGCTCGAGTTCCGCGCCGACCTCGTCACCTTCTACGCAGACGCGGGACGGAACGCGGAAGCCCTCACTCTGGCGAAAGAGATCCTGACCGACCGCAGGAAAGCCCTCGGCCCTGAACACCCCAAAACCCTCTCCGCCCGCGACGCTCTGGCCTTCGCCTACGGACAGGTGGGGCACACCGGAAAGTCGGTCACACAGACGGAGAACCTCCTGAACGACCGGACGCGAATCCTCGGGCCCGAACATCCCGACACCCTTCGCACCCGCGCCAACCTCGCCGCCTCATACGCGGCTGTGGGGCGCACCGAGGACGCCATCACCCAAACGGAACGCGTCCTGAACGACCGGGAACGCTACCTCAGCCCCACCCACCGCGACACCTTGACAAGCTGCGCCACCCTCGCCTCCGTCTACAGCCAGGTAGGGCGCGTCACGGAGGCCATCCCCCTGGCAGAACGCTTCCTGACCGGCCAGGAACAGCTCCATGGCCCCACCCACCTCAATACCCTCCGCGCCCGCAACAGCCTCGCCCTCTACTACGCCCAGGCGGGGCGCAGCACGGACGCCATCGCGCTGGAGGAAAGCGTCCTCGCCGACTGCGAACGGTTCCTCGGCCCCGTTCACCGCGATACCCTCCGCACCCGCTCCAACCTCGCCGCCTCATACGGGGACGCGGGGCGCATCACGGAGGCCATCGCCCTGGCGAAAAGCGTCCTGGCCGACCGGGAGCGCCTCCTCGGCCCCGAACACCCCGAGACCGACTACGCTCGCCGCCGCCTTCGGATCCTCTCGGCCAGGCAGCTCGGTCAGTAGCTGCCCGGCCGACAGCCGGGCACCACTGGGCCGGTGCCGGCCTGCCTCTCGGCCCCGCCCCGGTCAGCGCCCCCGCGCCCCCGTCAGCTTCCCCCACACGACGAGCCGGTAGCGGGAGGTGAACTCGGGGGTGCACGTCGTCAGCGTCAGATAGGACCCGGCCCGGTGATACCCGGGGTACGGCGCGATGTTGCTGCGCGGCACGGCGGCCACGACCCCGCTGTCGCCGGGGGTGGTCCGGGCGAGGGTCTTGTCGACGGTGTACGTGTAGACGGCGTCCCGGGTCTCGACGGTGATCCGGTCACCGGCGCGCAGCCGGTTGATGTAGCGGAACGGTTCGCCGTGGGTGTTGCGGTGGCCGGCGAGCGCGAAGTTCCCCCGGCCGCCGGGCTGGGCGGTGCCCGGGTAGTGCCCGGCGTACCCCTTGTCGAGGACACCGCTCCTGCCGATGCCCTGGGCGACGGGGGCGGTGAGGGAGATGCGGGGGATGCGGATGACGGCGTACGCCTGGTCGGTCACGGGCTTCGCCGCTGCCGGGCGCTGTCCGGTGGAGGGGCCGCCGCCCGCCGGGGAAGGCGCGGCGCCGCCGGACGGGGCGGTGGCCTCCGGCCCGGCATCGGCCCCGGGCTGTTCGGGCGGCTGCGCCGAGGGGGCTTCCCACTCCCGTTCCAGCCGGTCGACGGTGCGGCCGGCGTCGGCGCGGGCCTGGCGGTTGGTCCACCAGAGCTGATGGGCGACGAGCAGCAGCAGGACGACGCCGAGCGTCACCACCAGCTCCGCCCCGGTCCACAGCCCGCGCGCGACGAGACGCCCGCGGCGCGGGTCGCGCTGCACCACCACCGGTATCCGCTTGACCACGGCGCGCACGATAGGCCCGCTCACCGCAACACTCCAGAGGCGGGACGAGAGTCACTCCGGCGGGCCCTGGACACACCCCCGCCCCGCACCCGCACAGCAGTACGGTGTCATTCATGCGTCCCGACACTCCCGCCGATCACCTCAAAGAAGCCGAGCGCCTGCTCCGCACCGCGGCGCAGTACCCCGAGGACCACGAACCGCTGCTCCTCCAAGCCGCCGCCCACCTGGA comes from Streptomyces sp. Mut1 and encodes:
- a CDS encoding tetratricopeptide repeat-containing protein gives rise to the protein MGAGRDANHNAVGIKSKVNDNRSVHIHLAAREVTWPIEVGIVPALASAFQPRTALRDEIDAAPAQGAAATPTQILSGGGGVGKSQLAALYAAEAVHAGMDLVVWAGATEVQQVIAVYAQTATRVSVPDATGEDAERDARAFLSWLATTDRRWLVVLDDITDPAGLRGWWPSSRTGTGRVLATIRIHDARLTGNGRRRVRVGVYTPDEATAYLRTRLTEDDAEHLLDDAVGDLAAVLGRLPLALGHAAAYMLNQDLSCTRYLGLFSDRTRPLGQLLPEEADAEGYGREIATTLLLSLDAAQRTEPVGLARPALRLAAFLDPAGHPRALWTTPAVLTYLTEHRDPAPDDAPRPEDVTAEQAEATLRVLRRYALISSGRGQDPRALRIHALTARATREPLGDAALPALARAAADGLLDIWPDPDHDHPDLAASLRANTDQLHRLTGSHLWHPKGHEVLHRAGSSWISTGFAAPAVAYWKHLVTTSREFLGPTHTSTLRACAGLSNLYRGTGQKAEAIPLTERVVADCERLLGPIHHSTLEFRADLVTFYADAGRNAEALTLAKEILTDRRKALGPEHPKTLSARDALAFAYGQVGHTGKSVTQTENLLNDRTRILGPEHPDTLRTRANLAASYAAVGRTEDAITQTERVLNDRERYLSPTHRDTLTSCATLASVYSQVGRVTEAIPLAERFLTGQEQLHGPTHLNTLRARNSLALYYAQAGRSTDAIALEESVLADCERFLGPVHRDTLRTRSNLAASYGDAGRITEAIALAKSVLADRERLLGPEHPETDYARRRLRILSARQLGQ
- a CDS encoding class E sortase; this translates as MRAVVKRIPVVVQRDPRRGRLVARGLWTGAELVVTLGVVLLLLVAHQLWWTNRQARADAGRTVDRLEREWEAPSAQPPEQPGADAGPEATAPSGGAAPSPAGGGPSTGQRPAAAKPVTDQAYAVIRIPRISLTAPVAQGIGRSGVLDKGYAGHYPGTAQPGGRGNFALAGHRNTHGEPFRYINRLRAGDRITVETRDAVYTYTVDKTLARTTPGDSGVVAAVPRSNIAPYPGYHRAGSYLTLTTCTPEFTSRYRLVVWGKLTGARGR